One window of the Mycobacterium haemophilum DSM 44634 genome contains the following:
- a CDS encoding DNA-3-methyladenine glycosylase I, translating to MDDGLVRCGWADVPSGPHWQLYRTYHDQEWGRPVHGGAALFERMSLEAFQSGLSWLIILRKRENFRRAFSGFDIEKVAGYTDADVQRLLVDDGIVRNRAKIEATITNARAAADLGSAADLSELLWSFAPQPRPRPADGSEIPSTSAESKAMARELKRRGFRFVGPTTAYALMQATGMVDDHIRACWVPPTR from the coding sequence ATCGACGACGGGCTGGTTCGCTGTGGCTGGGCCGACGTTCCATCCGGGCCCCACTGGCAGCTGTATCGCACCTATCACGACCAAGAGTGGGGCCGCCCAGTACACGGCGGAGCGGCCTTGTTCGAGCGGATGAGCCTGGAGGCCTTTCAAAGTGGTCTGTCGTGGCTGATCATCCTGCGCAAGCGGGAGAATTTCCGGCGCGCCTTCTCCGGGTTCGATATCGAGAAGGTAGCCGGTTATACCGATGCCGATGTGCAACGGCTGTTGGTCGACGACGGAATCGTGCGCAACCGCGCCAAGATTGAGGCGACGATCACCAACGCGCGTGCGGCCGCTGACCTGGGGTCTGCAGCGGACCTGTCCGAGTTATTGTGGTCATTCGCCCCACAGCCGCGGCCCAGGCCCGCTGACGGATCCGAAATCCCCTCGACCAGTGCGGAATCGAAGGCTATGGCGCGTGAATTGAAGCGACGCGGATTCCGCTTCGTCGGGCCTACTACGGCCTATGCGCTGATGCAGGCGACGGGGATGGTCGACGACCACATCCGCGCTTGCTGGGTGCCCCCAACCCGGTGA
- a CDS encoding DivIVA domain-containing protein yields MALVLLYLVVLVFVAIVLFGAASLLFGRGERLPPLPRGTTATVLPAHGVTRADVDAVKFTQVLRGYKPSEVDWVLDRLGRELEALRGQLAATADTEADADVSNVPNGDDGQDVT; encoded by the coding sequence GTGGCGTTGGTGTTGCTGTACCTGGTGGTGCTGGTCTTTGTCGCGATTGTGCTGTTTGGCGCGGCCAGCCTGCTGTTCGGTCGCGGCGAGCGGCTGCCGCCCTTGCCTCGCGGGACGACGGCGACAGTGCTGCCCGCGCACGGCGTTACCCGCGCTGACGTCGACGCCGTCAAGTTCACCCAGGTGTTGCGCGGGTACAAGCCCAGCGAGGTGGACTGGGTGCTGGACCGGCTCGGCCGCGAGCTCGAGGCGTTACGTGGTCAGCTGGCGGCGACCGCAGACACCGAAGCAGATGCCGATGTCTCGAATGTCCCCAACGGGGACGACGGTCAGGATGTCACGTGA
- a CDS encoding glucosyl-3-phosphoglycerate synthase — protein sequence MTASELVASALAARPGDAWLADRSWSRPAWTIDELVAAKAGRTISVVLPALNEEQTVESVIDSISPLVSDRAGLVDELIVLDSGSTDETEIRAIAAGARVVSREQAVPEVPTRPGKGEALWRSLAVTSGDIVVFVDSDLINPHPMFVPWLVGPLLTGDGIHLVKGFYRRPLNSNDVSGSARATGGGRVTELVARPLLASLRPELGYVLQPLSGEYAATRELLTALPFAPGYGVEIGLLVDTFDRLGLDAIAQVNLGVRAHRNRPLAELGAMSRQVIATLLSRCGIPDSGVGLTQFFVDESDGDGYTRHTWPVSLADRPPMNRVRPR from the coding sequence ATGACGGCATCGGAGCTGGTCGCCAGCGCGCTAGCGGCCCGGCCCGGGGATGCGTGGCTCGCGGACCGCAGCTGGAGCCGTCCAGCCTGGACGATCGACGAATTGGTGGCAGCCAAGGCCGGGCGGACGATCTCGGTGGTGCTGCCGGCCCTCAACGAGGAACAAACCGTCGAATCGGTGATCGACAGCATCTCACCGCTGGTCTCCGACCGTGCGGGGCTGGTCGATGAATTGATCGTGCTGGACTCGGGCTCGACGGACGAGACCGAGATCCGGGCCATCGCTGCCGGCGCCCGAGTGGTCAGCCGTGAACAGGCGGTGCCTGAGGTCCCGACCCGGCCCGGCAAGGGTGAGGCATTGTGGCGCTCGCTCGCCGTTACCAGCGGCGACATTGTGGTGTTCGTCGATTCTGATCTGATCAACCCGCACCCGATGTTCGTGCCGTGGCTGGTCGGCCCGCTGCTCACCGGTGACGGCATTCACCTGGTCAAAGGTTTTTACCGGCGGCCGCTCAACAGCAACGATGTCAGCGGCAGCGCGCGTGCCACCGGTGGCGGGCGGGTCACCGAGTTGGTGGCCCGGCCGTTGTTGGCGTCGCTGCGGCCGGAGTTGGGCTACGTGCTGCAGCCGCTGAGCGGCGAGTACGCAGCCACCCGCGAACTGCTGACAGCGCTTCCCTTCGCGCCGGGCTATGGCGTGGAGATCGGTCTGCTGGTCGATACCTTTGACCGGCTGGGCCTCGACGCGATCGCGCAGGTCAACCTCGGCGTTCGAGCGCACCGCAACCGGCCGCTGGCCGAGTTGGGCGCCATGAGCCGTCAGGTCATTGCGACCTTGCTGTCGCGTTGCGGTATTCCCGACTCTGGGGTCGGGCTGACCCAATTCTTTGTCGACGAGTCCGACGGTGACGGCTACACCCGGCACACGTGGCCGGTGTCGCTGGCCGATCGGCCGCCGATGAACAGGGTGCGGCCGCGTTAG
- the fadD6 gene encoding long-chain-acyl-CoA synthetase FadD6 yields MSDRDGAARTAVSLTDIASGVAGVVADIPVIMRGVLTGLLAWPNSKKSIGSVFQQRAARYGDRVFLRFGDQQVSYRDANATANRYAAVLAARGVGPHDVVAIMLRNSPNAVLAMLAVVKCGAIAGMLNYNQRDEVLAHSLGLLDAKVLIAETDLLSVVTECGGCSGSEPLTIEDLERFAATAPATNPATAAAVLAKDTAFYIFTSGTTGFPKASVMTHHRWLRALGAFGGLGLRLKGSDTLYSCLPLYHNNALTVAVASVVNSGATLALGQSFSASRFWEETIASRATAFIYIGEICRYLLNQPAKPTDRKHRVRLIAGNGLRPEIWSEFTTRFGIARVCEFYASSEGNTAFINIFNVSGTTGFSPMPLAYVAYDSDTGAPLRDENGWVRRVPSGEPGLLLSPVNWLQPFDGYTDKASSETKLVRDAFRAGDCWFNSGDVMRPQGMRHAAFVDRLGDTFRWKGENVATTQVEAALACDKSVEECTVFGVEVPRTGGRAGMAAIKLRDGAEFDGRSLARAVYDQLPAYALPLFVRVVESIVHTTTFKSRKVELRKQAYSPDVADPLYVLAGRADGYVPYYDGYPAEVSAGKRPQS; encoded by the coding sequence GTGTCCGATCGCGACGGTGCTGCGCGCACCGCGGTCAGCCTGACCGATATCGCATCTGGGGTCGCCGGCGTTGTTGCCGATATACCGGTGATCATGCGAGGGGTGCTGACCGGGTTGCTGGCTTGGCCGAACTCGAAGAAGTCGATCGGGTCCGTCTTCCAACAGCGGGCCGCTCGTTACGGGGACCGGGTCTTCCTCAGGTTCGGCGATCAGCAAGTGAGCTACCGCGACGCCAACGCGACCGCCAACCGGTACGCCGCGGTGCTGGCCGCACGCGGCGTCGGCCCGCACGACGTCGTTGCGATCATGCTGCGCAACTCGCCTAACGCGGTGCTGGCGATGTTGGCTGTGGTCAAGTGCGGCGCCATCGCAGGCATGCTCAACTACAACCAGCGCGACGAGGTGTTGGCGCACAGCCTGGGTCTGCTCGACGCCAAGGTGTTGATCGCGGAGACCGACCTGCTCAGCGTCGTCACCGAATGCGGTGGCTGCAGCGGCAGCGAACCGCTGACCATCGAGGATCTAGAGCGATTCGCCGCGACAGCACCCGCCACCAACCCGGCCACGGCGGCTGCGGTGCTAGCCAAGGACACCGCCTTCTACATTTTCACCTCGGGCACCACCGGGTTCCCCAAGGCTAGCGTGATGACCCACCACCGGTGGCTGCGCGCGCTGGGTGCATTCGGCGGGCTGGGGTTGCGGCTGAAGGGCTCCGACACGCTGTATAGCTGCCTACCGCTGTACCACAACAACGCGTTGACGGTCGCGGTGGCCTCGGTTGTCAATTCGGGCGCGACATTGGCCCTGGGTCAGTCGTTTTCGGCGTCGCGGTTCTGGGAGGAGACGATTGCCAGCCGGGCCACGGCGTTCATCTACATCGGCGAAATCTGCCGTTATCTGCTCAACCAGCCGGCCAAGCCGACCGACCGCAAGCACCGGGTACGCCTGATCGCCGGCAACGGGCTGCGACCGGAGATCTGGAGCGAGTTCACCACACGTTTTGGCATCGCGCGAGTGTGTGAGTTCTATGCTTCCAGCGAAGGCAACACCGCTTTTATCAATATCTTCAATGTGTCCGGGACTACCGGGTTCTCGCCGATGCCGCTGGCGTATGTGGCGTACGACTCCGACACCGGTGCTCCGCTGCGTGACGAGAACGGGTGGGTGCGTCGGGTGCCGTCCGGTGAACCCGGCTTGTTACTCAGCCCGGTCAACTGGCTGCAGCCGTTCGACGGTTACACCGACAAAGCGTCAAGCGAAACAAAGTTGGTGCGCGACGCTTTCCGGGCGGGCGACTGCTGGTTCAATTCGGGCGACGTGATGCGGCCGCAGGGCATGCGCCATGCCGCGTTCGTCGACCGGCTTGGCGACACGTTCCGCTGGAAGGGTGAGAACGTCGCCACCACACAGGTCGAGGCGGCGCTGGCGTGCGACAAGTCTGTCGAGGAGTGCACGGTTTTCGGTGTCGAGGTTCCACGCACCGGCGGCCGCGCCGGGATGGCGGCGATCAAGCTGCGCGACGGCGCCGAATTCGACGGCCGATCGTTGGCTCGCGCGGTGTATGACCAGCTGCCGGCCTACGCGCTGCCGCTGTTCGTGCGGGTGGTGGAGTCGATCGTGCACACCACCACATTCAAGAGCCGCAAGGTGGAGCTGCGCAAGCAGGCCTATAGCCCCGACGTAGCGGACCCGCTGTACGTGTTGGCCGGCCGCGCCGACGGCTACGTGCCCTACTACGACGGCTACCCCGCCGAGGTGTCGGCCGGTAAGCGACCGCAAAGCTAG
- a CDS encoding TIGR00730 family Rossman fold protein — protein MPPDRSTPNEWAICVFCAAGPTHPELLELAAELGEAIAERGWTLVWGGGRVSAMGAVASAARTRGGRTVGVIPEMLQRREIADTYAGELIVTETMAERKQVLDDRADAFIVLPGGLGTLDELFEAWTAGYLGMHSKPIVMLDPWGHYDGLWAWLHGLADSGYISPVAMERLVVVDKVDAALEACAPV, from the coding sequence ATGCCTCCGGACCGCAGTACACCCAATGAGTGGGCGATTTGTGTCTTCTGCGCGGCTGGACCGACGCACCCCGAGTTGCTCGAACTGGCCGCCGAACTCGGTGAGGCGATCGCTGAGCGCGGCTGGACCCTAGTCTGGGGCGGAGGCCGCGTTTCGGCGATGGGCGCGGTGGCGTCCGCGGCGCGGACACGTGGCGGTCGGACAGTCGGCGTGATCCCGGAAATGTTGCAGCGCCGCGAGATTGCCGACACCTACGCCGGTGAGCTGATCGTCACCGAGACGATGGCCGAACGTAAACAAGTCTTGGACGATCGCGCTGATGCGTTCATCGTGTTGCCGGGCGGTCTGGGGACCTTGGATGAGCTGTTCGAGGCATGGACCGCAGGCTATTTGGGTATGCACAGTAAACCCATCGTGATGCTGGACCCCTGGGGGCACTACGACGGCCTCTGGGCTTGGCTGCACGGATTGGCTGATAGTGGTTATATCTCGCCGGTAGCGATGGAGCGGCTGGTAGTGGTCGACAAAGTGGACGCTGCACTCGAGGCTTGCGCGCCCGTCTGA
- a CDS encoding AAA family ATPase, protein MPIRWNVPHHAAALEQLNVALGEVSQPGIESSRSAGAVVLGPDGVGKSTLARLAAEHFISGHPSTVIRWVIGTPTERAVPFGAFSHLVDFPGFGAHIGKPAALLRAARASLSGDDRQRDLLLVVDDAHDLDVLSATLVYQLALAGTARMIVTARADAAPEAIAALWTDGLLQRIDIDAPGGVTKSSEPAEVDEFIAELPAPARTVLDYLAVEEPLTLADLTTLAGDGAVGQAEEWGAAETRLRGEHADNPVVYTAHPLFGERARAALGNDGARRRRTELVVLHSQHPSDNLSDQLRLASLALDSDAPQPVGDVIAAAEQALRLGDLTLGERLARSALQRSGDSAALAARLPLANALAWQGRGRDADALLAAADPATLSQPDLMAWTLLRAANQFFMLGEPERATAFLQTIRNRVTDAGPRTTLDALSATFAMNAGNVGKAVEIADNVLGSPSADDLAVAWAASAATLCAARQGRFDDVEPMAQRVLNAEHPGLLRFTVGLGQTTALLMAGQLGMAADLAQQFTDFAELLQPGRAIGEVLLAHVLIANGEFGHAAALLGPAAAALERTGYSWGPLSLMLLAMALAQQGDIPESAKALRRAETRHGTKSALFAPELGLARAWTKATARDATGAIAAAREAARTAERSGQSAVALHAWHDAVRLGDIRAVDPVTRLAAEIDCAVGNIVVNHARALATRDPAALTAVSEELAAIGMRAAAADAAAAAERCG, encoded by the coding sequence GTGCCGATTCGATGGAACGTCCCTCACCATGCGGCCGCCTTGGAGCAGCTGAATGTTGCGCTCGGCGAGGTGTCACAACCTGGGATCGAATCGTCCCGCTCCGCGGGGGCCGTTGTCCTTGGACCCGATGGCGTCGGCAAGTCCACCTTGGCCCGATTGGCCGCTGAACACTTCATCAGCGGCCACCCGAGCACTGTCATCCGCTGGGTTATCGGCACCCCGACCGAGCGCGCGGTCCCGTTCGGCGCCTTCAGCCATCTGGTGGACTTTCCTGGTTTCGGGGCCCATATCGGGAAACCGGCTGCGTTATTGCGGGCGGCCCGGGCGTCGTTGAGCGGTGACGATCGGCAGCGCGATCTGCTGCTTGTCGTCGACGATGCCCACGACCTGGACGTCCTGTCGGCCACACTGGTGTACCAGTTAGCGCTGGCCGGCACGGCCCGGATGATTGTGACTGCCCGCGCTGACGCCGCACCCGAGGCCATCGCAGCGCTGTGGACCGACGGTCTACTGCAGCGGATCGACATCGACGCACCCGGCGGTGTGACAAAGTCCTCCGAGCCAGCCGAGGTCGACGAATTCATCGCCGAGTTACCCGCACCGGCGCGCACGGTGCTGGATTACCTCGCCGTCGAGGAGCCGCTGACGCTCGCCGACCTCACCACCCTCGCCGGCGACGGCGCGGTCGGGCAGGCCGAAGAATGGGGCGCGGCAGAAACCCGGCTCCGCGGCGAACACGCGGACAACCCGGTGGTTTACACAGCGCACCCGCTGTTCGGTGAGCGGGCGCGGGCCGCGCTTGGCAACGACGGTGCGCGACGGCGCCGCACCGAGCTGGTCGTGCTGCATTCGCAGCATCCGTCGGACAACCTCAGCGATCAGCTGCGGCTGGCGTCCCTGGCGCTGGACAGCGATGCCCCGCAGCCGGTGGGTGACGTCATCGCCGCCGCCGAGCAAGCGCTGCGACTCGGCGACCTCACGCTGGGGGAACGACTGGCCCGCTCGGCGCTGCAACGTTCCGGCGACTCGGCGGCCCTGGCGGCGCGGCTGCCGCTGGCCAATGCACTGGCATGGCAGGGCCGGGGCCGGGACGCCGATGCGTTGCTGGCCGCGGCCGACCCCGCGACGCTGTCGCAACCGGACCTGATGGCCTGGACACTCCTGCGGGCCGCCAATCAGTTCTTTATGCTCGGCGAGCCGGAACGGGCTACCGCGTTCCTGCAAACCATCCGCAATCGGGTCACGGATGCGGGCCCGCGCACCACGCTCGACGCGCTGAGCGCCACCTTCGCCATGAACGCGGGCAATGTCGGGAAGGCCGTCGAAATCGCCGACAATGTGCTGGGCTCACCGTCGGCCGATGACCTGGCGGTGGCCTGGGCGGCCAGCGCGGCCACATTGTGCGCGGCGCGGCAAGGCCGTTTCGACGATGTCGAGCCGATGGCGCAGCGTGTGCTGAACGCCGAACATCCCGGGCTGCTGCGCTTCACGGTCGGGCTGGGTCAGACGACCGCGCTGTTGATGGCGGGTCAACTCGGCATGGCAGCCGACCTCGCTCAGCAGTTCACCGACTTCGCCGAACTGCTGCAGCCAGGCCGCGCGATCGGCGAGGTGCTACTGGCGCATGTGCTGATCGCTAACGGCGAATTCGGTCACGCCGCGGCGCTGCTCGGCCCGGCAGCAGCCGCCTTAGAGCGCACCGGCTACTCGTGGGGACCGCTCTCGCTGATGCTGCTGGCGATGGCGCTGGCGCAGCAGGGCGACATACCCGAGTCCGCAAAAGCGTTGCGGCGCGCCGAAACCCGGCATGGAACGAAGTCGGCACTGTTCGCACCCGAGCTTGGGCTGGCACGCGCCTGGACCAAAGCCACCGCCCGGGACGCGACGGGGGCGATCGCGGCGGCCCGCGAGGCCGCCCGTACAGCAGAGCGTTCCGGCCAATCGGCGGTGGCACTGCACGCCTGGCATGACGCCGTGCGGCTGGGCGACATCCGCGCCGTCGACCCGGTGACCCGGCTGGCCGCCGAAATCGACTGTGCCGTCGGCAACATCGTCGTCAACCATGCCCGCGCATTGGCCACGCGCGACCCTGCCGCCCTGACGGCTGTGTCCGAGGAGCTGGCCGCGATCGGGATGCGCGCCGCGGCCGCCGATGCGGCCGCAGCCGCCGAACGCTGCGGGTAA
- the dapE gene encoding succinyl-diaminopimelate desuccinylase yields the protein MLDLRGDPTELTAALVDIPSESRAEARIADEVETALRAQTSGFEVVRSGNAVLARTSLHRPSRVLLAGHLDTVPVAGNLPSRRENDVLHGCGTVDMKSGDAVFLHLAATVAEPVHDLTLVFYDCEEIDSAANGLGRIERELPEWLAADVAILGEPTGGYIEAGCQGTLRVVIGAVGTRAHSARSWLGDNAIHKLGAVLDRLAAYRARTVDIDGCVYREGLSAVRIDGGVAGNVIPDAASVTVNYRFAPDRSVAAALHHVHDVFDGLDVQIEQTDAAAGALPGLSQPAAKALVEAADGQVRAKYGWTDVSRFAALGIPAVNYGPGDPNLAHRRDERVPVAQIGAAVDMLRRYLRG from the coding sequence GTGCTGGACTTGCGGGGGGACCCAACCGAGCTGACCGCGGCGCTGGTCGACATCCCCAGCGAGTCGCGGGCCGAAGCGCGCATTGCCGACGAGGTGGAGACCGCGTTGCGGGCCCAGACCTCCGGCTTCGAGGTCGTTCGTAGCGGCAACGCCGTGCTGGCGCGCACCTCGTTGCACCGGCCGTCGCGGGTGCTGCTCGCCGGGCACCTCGACACCGTCCCCGTGGCCGGAAACCTGCCCAGCCGCCGCGAGAACGACGTGCTACACGGCTGTGGCACCGTGGACATGAAATCCGGTGATGCGGTTTTCCTGCACTTGGCGGCCACCGTGGCCGAGCCGGTGCATGACCTGACGTTGGTGTTCTACGACTGTGAGGAAATCGATTCGGCGGCAAATGGTTTGGGCCGCATCGAGCGGGAGCTGCCGGAGTGGTTGGCCGCCGACGTGGCCATCCTGGGCGAGCCCACCGGCGGCTATATCGAGGCCGGCTGTCAGGGGACACTGCGCGTCGTGATCGGTGCGGTTGGAACCCGTGCGCATTCCGCACGTTCCTGGTTGGGCGACAACGCAATCCACAAACTGGGTGCCGTGCTGGACCGGTTGGCCGCATATCGGGCGCGCACCGTCGACATCGATGGATGCGTCTACCGCGAGGGCCTATCTGCGGTGCGCATCGACGGCGGTGTCGCCGGAAACGTGATACCCGATGCGGCCTCGGTGACAGTCAACTACCGCTTTGCTCCCGACCGGTCGGTGGCCGCGGCGCTACACCACGTGCACGACGTGTTCGATGGGCTCGACGTGCAGATCGAGCAGACCGACGCGGCGGCGGGCGCGCTGCCCGGCCTGTCGCAACCGGCCGCCAAGGCCTTGGTCGAGGCGGCCGACGGGCAGGTCCGCGCGAAATACGGCTGGACGGATGTGTCGCGATTCGCCGCGCTGGGTATCCCGGCGGTCAACTACGGCCCCGGTGACCCCAACCTGGCGCATCGGCGCGACGAACGCGTGCCGGTCGCCCAGATCGGCGCCGCCGTGGACATGTTGCGCCGCTACCTCCGCGGCTGA
- the dapD gene encoding 2,3,4,5-tetrahydropyridine-2,6-dicarboxylate N-succinyltransferase has protein sequence MTAVTGAASIGLATLASDGSILDTWFPAPELTESGTSATSRLAASDVPPELAALIGRDDDRGTETIAVRTVIGSLDEAAAGAYDAYLRLHLLSHRLVAPHGLNADGLFSVLTNVVWTNRGPCAIDGFEAVRARLRRHGPVTVYGVDKFPRMVDYVVPTGVRIADADRVRLGAHLAPGTTVMHEGFVNYNAGTLGASMVEGRISAGVVVGDGSDVGGGASIMGTLSGGGTQVISIGKRCLLGANSGLGISLGDDCVVEAGLYVTAGTKVNTPDGKSVKARELSGGSNLLFRRNSVTGAVEVVARDGQGSTLNEALHAN, from the coding sequence CTGACCGCCGTGACTGGAGCTGCAAGCATCGGGTTGGCAACCCTTGCCTCGGACGGATCGATCCTCGACACCTGGTTTCCCGCACCGGAACTGACCGAATCGGGCACCAGCGCCACCTCACGACTGGCGGCGTCCGACGTTCCCCCCGAGCTGGCCGCGCTGATCGGCCGCGATGACGACCGCGGCACCGAGACCATCGCGGTCCGCACGGTCATCGGCTCATTGGACGAAGCCGCCGCCGGCGCTTACGACGCCTACCTGCGGTTACATCTGCTGTCGCACCGGCTGGTGGCGCCGCATGGGCTGAACGCCGACGGCTTGTTTTCGGTATTGACCAACGTGGTTTGGACCAATCGGGGCCCCTGCGCAATCGACGGCTTCGAAGCCGTCCGGGCACGGCTGCGCCGCCACGGACCGGTCACCGTCTATGGCGTCGACAAATTTCCCCGGATGGTCGACTATGTCGTCCCCACCGGGGTGCGCATCGCCGACGCCGACCGGGTGCGGCTAGGCGCTCACCTGGCGCCGGGCACCACGGTGATGCACGAGGGCTTTGTCAACTACAACGCCGGAACCCTAGGCGCGTCGATGGTGGAGGGCCGCATCTCAGCGGGCGTGGTGGTGGGCGACGGCTCCGACGTCGGCGGTGGAGCGTCGATCATGGGCACCCTGTCCGGCGGTGGCACGCAGGTCATTTCGATAGGCAAGCGGTGTCTGCTCGGCGCCAACTCGGGGCTGGGTATCTCACTGGGCGACGACTGCGTCGTTGAAGCCGGCTTGTATGTCACTGCCGGCACCAAGGTCAACACCCCGGACGGCAAATCGGTCAAGGCTCGTGAACTCTCCGGCGGCAGCAACTTGCTGTTCCGGCGCAATTCGGTGACGGGGGCGGTCGAGGTGGTAGCCCGCGACGGTCAGGGCAGCACGCTCAACGAAGCCTTGCACGCTAACTAA
- a CDS encoding PPE family protein, which produces MMDFGALPPEVNSAKMYSGPGAGPMLAAAAAWDSLAADLYSVASSIQSIISELTLGLWLGASSASMAAAAMRYVAWLNVTAAQAKQTDIQIATAAGAYETAFRMTVPPQDVEANRTLVRVLTETNIAGENAPLIADAEAAYDEMWDRDVTAMYGYANAAAAAVAATTPFEAPPEIVNETGLGQQAIGITMGMRNVLSMLSDNGGMVDSVLSMADTASSMLAGVLPAAPAAVEDTVLAVGDEAAALAQAVGGALGRAAGVVGVGGPELSAGLGRAMSVGSLSVPPSWDAANQAVAPAVRGLPVTGLGHAANSGPAPLMGGLPVGQLAHGAAGSGVSSALRTPPRAFVMPSTPAAG; this is translated from the coding sequence CTGATGGATTTCGGGGCGTTACCACCAGAGGTCAATTCGGCGAAGATGTATTCCGGTCCGGGTGCGGGCCCGATGTTGGCTGCTGCGGCGGCCTGGGATAGCCTTGCCGCCGATCTGTACTCGGTGGCGTCCTCGATTCAGTCAATCATCTCGGAGCTGACATTGGGGTTGTGGCTGGGCGCGTCGTCGGCGTCGATGGCCGCCGCGGCCATGCGGTATGTGGCGTGGCTAAACGTCACCGCTGCGCAGGCTAAGCAAACCGACATCCAGATCGCGACCGCGGCGGGCGCCTATGAGACGGCGTTCAGGATGACGGTGCCGCCGCAGGACGTCGAAGCGAACCGTACCCTGGTCCGGGTGTTGACCGAGACCAACATCGCCGGGGAAAACGCCCCATTGATAGCCGACGCCGAAGCGGCCTACGACGAGATGTGGGACCGGGACGTTACCGCGATGTATGGCTACGCGAACGCCGCGGCGGCCGCGGTGGCGGCGACGACGCCGTTTGAAGCGCCGCCGGAGATCGTCAACGAGACTGGCCTGGGCCAGCAGGCTATCGGCATCACCATGGGGATGCGCAACGTGCTGTCGATGCTTAGTGACAACGGTGGCATGGTCGACTCGGTGCTTTCCATGGCCGACACGGCGAGCTCGATGTTGGCGGGTGTCCTTCCCGCGGCCCCGGCGGCTGTCGAAGATACGGTGCTAGCAGTTGGTGACGAGGCTGCCGCGTTGGCGCAGGCAGTGGGCGGCGCACTGGGCCGGGCGGCGGGTGTGGTCGGCGTGGGCGGTCCGGAGCTGTCTGCGGGCTTGGGGCGGGCCATGTCGGTCGGCTCATTGTCAGTGCCGCCAAGCTGGGACGCGGCCAACCAAGCGGTCGCCCCGGCGGTCCGCGGCTTGCCGGTAACCGGCCTGGGCCATGCGGCCAACAGCGGGCCAGCCCCGCTGATGGGGGGTCTGCCGGTGGGGCAGCTGGCCCACGGCGCGGCCGGTAGCGGGGTCAGCAGTGCGCTGCGGACGCCGCCGCGCGCTTTCGTGATGCCCAGCACCCCGGCCGCCGGATAG
- a CDS encoding WXG100 family type VII secretion target, which yields MSSINYQFGDIDAHGATIRAQAASLEATHQAILASVRDAADFWGGQGSAACEQFISDLGRNFQMIYEQANAHGQKVQAAGNNMADTDRSVGSAWA from the coding sequence ATGTCCAGCATTAACTACCAGTTCGGGGATATCGACGCCCACGGCGCCACCATCCGCGCGCAAGCGGCGTCGTTGGAAGCCACCCATCAGGCCATCCTGGCCAGTGTGCGCGACGCCGCTGACTTTTGGGGCGGCCAGGGCTCGGCGGCATGCGAGCAGTTCATCAGTGATCTGGGACGCAACTTCCAGATGATCTATGAGCAGGCCAACGCCCACGGCCAAAAGGTGCAAGCCGCCGGTAACAACATGGCCGACACCGACCGCTCGGTCGGTTCCGCTTGGGCCTAA
- a CDS encoding WXG100 family type VII secretion target → MTARFMTDPHAMRDMARRFEVHGQTVEDESHKMWASTLNIAGAGWSGTAQATSFDTMGQMNQAFRNIVNMLHEVRDQLGAAATRYEQQEQASQQILQSS, encoded by the coding sequence ATGACTGCACGTTTTATGACCGATCCGCACGCGATGCGGGATATGGCGCGTCGTTTTGAGGTGCACGGCCAGACGGTGGAGGACGAGTCGCACAAGATGTGGGCCTCGACGCTGAACATCGCGGGTGCGGGCTGGAGCGGGACCGCGCAGGCGACGTCCTTTGACACCATGGGGCAGATGAATCAGGCGTTTCGCAACATCGTGAACATGCTGCACGAGGTGCGTGACCAGCTAGGTGCCGCCGCCACCCGCTACGAGCAGCAAGAGCAGGCCTCCCAGCAGATCCTGCAAAGCAGCTAG